The following proteins come from a genomic window of Nautilia profundicola AmH:
- a CDS encoding YihY/virulence factor BrkB family protein, translating into MEIEKLKNIIKKINFKELKKITNEITLYSAALSFYTIFSLVPLILIVLTIFANTPFFAEFYSKLEHFISSNLLPTNQEVISTYLKNFLTNSSKMGVMGGFYILFTSILFFDNYETIIAKIFSQEKRNLWEKIKLYWTMLTLFPIMFAAAMFMSIKLQFFLDKSSYTSWINFAKLAPFLIIWLTFFLSYKMTLQNEKTKSALIASLMVTATFFVSKNIFIYYVLINKTYTTIYGSISLLMFLFLWIYINWVIYVAGIYIIKYLDEKI; encoded by the coding sequence ATGGAAATTGAAAAATTAAAAAACATAATAAAAAAAATCAACTTTAAAGAATTAAAAAAAATAACCAATGAAATTACACTTTACTCGGCGGCTTTGAGCTTTTATACTATATTTTCCTTAGTACCTCTAATTTTAATAGTTTTGACAATTTTTGCAAACACTCCTTTTTTTGCGGAGTTTTATTCAAAGCTTGAACATTTTATCAGTTCTAATTTACTCCCTACAAATCAAGAAGTTATATCTACATATCTTAAAAATTTTCTTACAAACTCAAGTAAAATGGGAGTCATGGGAGGGTTTTATATTTTATTTACATCTATCCTTTTCTTTGACAACTACGAAACTATTATCGCAAAAATATTTTCCCAGGAAAAAAGAAATTTATGGGAAAAAATAAAACTTTACTGGACAATGCTGACCCTTTTTCCGATTATGTTTGCCGCTGCAATGTTTATGTCTATTAAATTACAGTTTTTCTTAGACAAATCATCTTACACTTCATGGATAAACTTTGCAAAACTTGCCCCGTTTTTAATTATATGGCTTACTTTTTTCCTCTCATATAAAATGACGCTTCAAAATGAAAAAACAAAATCAGCGCTTATCGCATCATTAATGGTTACCGCAACGTTTTTTGTATCAAAAAATATCTTTATTTATTATGTACTGATAAATAAAACTTATACCACTATTTACGGTTCAATTTCATTATTAATGTTTTTATTTTTATGGATTTACATAAACTGGGTTATTTACGTCGCCGGAATTTATATAATAAAATATTTAGACGAAAAAATTTAA
- a CDS encoding nickel-dependent hydrogenase large subunit encodes MKVTIDPVTRIEGHLKVETVIEDSVIKEAKCSADMYRGIEKALRGYDYLTAIQITQRTCGCCPYAHAEAAALAIENALQIELNKNGKLLRNMVIGAYKLKDYVLHFYTLSALDFINISDILNYNGNDFDMLELKKYVLKEISSKKVFPNPLFSQKYKNAYIKNKDLNITLINHYLKSFEAMKKMSEMVKIFGSKSTHMVTIEAGGVTTRPTAERLVKYISLAKESQHFIEHCYIPDVLEVAKRFKEYFKIGKGVDNFLTFDTLLNLDGSYLFTGGFSKDFEYEEGIEPYNIIEYNNYAYYKENGGYKPLELTELTPLTFDEFKQNHTKYSWSKAPRYKGHVVEVGPAAIVINNYLRGKDEKLISLVDKFNRELGIDIKDYNSVMGRHLSRAIISKLIIDKIIEDSLMVEEGKLGFIQLKKPPSNVKGIGLTEATRGALAHFIDIGENGYIRNYEMIVPTTWNISPKDNQNIPGALESMLIGTEIRDINNPVEIARIIRSTDPCLACAVH; translated from the coding sequence ATGAAAGTAACAATAGATCCGGTAACACGTATTGAAGGTCACCTTAAAGTCGAAACGGTGATTGAAGATTCAGTCATTAAAGAGGCTAAATGCAGTGCCGACATGTACAGAGGAATTGAAAAAGCTTTAAGAGGCTATGATTATCTAACAGCAATACAAATTACACAAAGAACATGCGGATGCTGTCCTTACGCTCATGCTGAAGCTGCCGCACTCGCAATCGAAAACGCCTTGCAAATTGAACTTAACAAAAACGGTAAACTTTTAAGAAATATGGTAATCGGTGCCTATAAATTAAAAGATTACGTTTTGCATTTTTACACTTTAAGCGCATTGGATTTTATAAATATATCCGATATTTTAAATTATAACGGTAATGATTTTGACATGTTGGAATTAAAAAAATACGTTCTTAAAGAGATCTCATCAAAAAAAGTTTTTCCAAATCCTCTTTTTTCACAAAAATACAAAAACGCATATATTAAAAACAAAGATTTAAATATAACTTTAATAAATCATTATCTGAAAAGTTTTGAAGCTATGAAAAAAATGTCTGAAATGGTTAAAATTTTCGGTTCAAAATCAACGCACATGGTAACCATTGAAGCCGGCGGAGTCACTACAAGACCTACAGCTGAAAGACTTGTTAAATATATTTCATTGGCAAAAGAATCACAACACTTTATAGAACACTGCTATATACCTGATGTTTTGGAAGTAGCTAAACGGTTTAAAGAATATTTTAAAATAGGTAAAGGCGTAGACAACTTCTTAACCTTCGACACTCTTTTAAATCTTGACGGAAGTTATTTGTTTACCGGAGGATTTAGCAAAGATTTTGAATATGAAGAAGGTATTGAGCCTTATAATATAATTGAATACAACAACTACGCATATTATAAGGAAAACGGAGGATATAAGCCGTTAGAACTTACTGAATTAACTCCCCTAACCTTTGACGAGTTTAAACAAAACCATACAAAATATTCATGGTCAAAAGCTCCGAGGTACAAAGGTCATGTTGTGGAAGTAGGACCTGCAGCGATAGTAATTAACAATTATTTAAGAGGAAAAGACGAAAAACTGATTTCTCTTGTTGATAAATTCAACAGAGAACTCGGAATTGATATAAAAGATTATAATTCGGTTATGGGAAGACATCTTTCAAGAGCGATAATCAGTAAATTAATAATCGATAAAATTATTGAAGATTCTTTAATGGTGGAGGAAGGAAAGTTAGGTTTTATTCAGTTAAAAAAACCTCCGTCAAACGTAAAAGGTATTGGACTTACGGAAGCTACAAGAGGAGCGCTTGCTCATTTTATCGATATTGGTGAAAACGGATATATAAGAAACTATGAAATGATTGTACCTACAACATGGAATATTTCACCAAAAGACAACCAAAACATCCCAGGTGCACTTGAAAGTATGTTAATCGGTACTGAAATCAGAGATATCAACAACCCTGTAGAAATAGCAAGAATTATAAGAAGCACAGACCCGTGCCTTGCTTGTGCGGTGCATTAA
- a CDS encoding hydrogenase, translating to MDRREFLKNVHNLLVAIGGSSFFTMEELEAFDETDDRPDIIWLQALSCDGCSVNFLNAEIPVTEILNRFANIVFHPTIMASDGKEAMDILMNYKSDNMILVVEGAIPTAMPHACMMGEMFVNDIILKKAKEAKAIVAAGTCATFAGICDMKNMYTKAGSVKYFLETNNINTPVVNLPTCPMKPKHLLYTLFYYIKHKSLPPLDMSHRPIKFFSNTIHERCIYYNDYQQNIFAKKIGDRGCLFKLGCQGPVTKNDCVKSTGEYDKYNCIKSGHPCVGCGSENFPRTIMFKRSDDKREIEKYKTFKRI from the coding sequence ATGGATAGAAGAGAGTTTTTAAAAAATGTTCATAATTTATTGGTTGCAATAGGTGGAAGCAGCTTTTTTACGATGGAAGAACTTGAAGCCTTTGACGAGACAGATGACAGACCGGATATAATATGGCTACAGGCACTTAGCTGTGACGGGTGCAGTGTAAACTTTTTAAATGCTGAAATACCGGTGACTGAAATATTAAACAGATTTGCAAACATTGTGTTTCATCCGACGATAATGGCATCAGACGGCAAGGAAGCTATGGATATATTAATGAATTATAAAAGCGACAACATGATACTTGTCGTAGAAGGAGCAATTCCTACCGCAATGCCTCATGCATGTATGATGGGTGAAATGTTTGTAAACGATATAATTTTAAAAAAAGCAAAAGAAGCAAAAGCAATCGTAGCAGCCGGAACTTGTGCGACATTTGCCGGAATATGCGATATGAAAAATATGTACACCAAAGCCGGAAGCGTAAAATATTTTCTTGAAACCAATAATATAAACACCCCTGTAGTCAACCTTCCAACATGTCCTATGAAACCGAAACACCTGCTTTATACACTGTTTTATTATATTAAACACAAATCTTTACCGCCTCTTGATATGTCACACCGCCCTATTAAATTCTTCTCAAACACAATACACGAAAGATGTATTTACTACAATGATTACCAACAAAACATTTTCGCTAAAAAAATCGGAGACAGGGGCTGTCTATTTAAATTAGGATGTCAAGGTCCTGTAACAAAAAATGACTGTGTAAAAAGTACAGGCGAATATGACAAGTATAACTGTATTAAATCCGGGCATCCGTGCGTAGGATGCGGCAGTGAGAATTTCCCGAGAACAATCATGTTTAAAAGAAGCGACGATAAAAGAGAGATAGAAAAATATAAAACCTTTAAAAGGATTTAG
- a CDS encoding methyl-accepting chemotaxis protein → MNDFFKSRMFIENILIPFLLMSVLIGAFFYVSKLFATKYEKEKLNQYVYEIMKTYKTFSKSSLEKGQREPFIEVIRGIKDIAGVKNVYAYNNNGLMLYKNTEKTVGLPFVKKDGQFYNPNIPYYDKSNGLWLRDDWFYTDLKNSKITKECMKKHNINNKNCAKCHYSLPNNLHFKNNYAVVDKKNLISSFYKIPVQNSCIKCHTHWHKGDTAGYLRVDIDPTGKIKEINSLLTKVNIGIIIIIALVYLINIANILRLRQKLVLFKTISQHLSEGEGDLTKRVEIDTKDETLQSVAKYLNLFIEKTHDIVSNIKSSIEISLSTANEVEKASETIKKVIDDQVKLIEKNKKIGEKINEDVLITNNAITEATDEIKKSYELLNNTFEELNKMVEDIQNESNNELTLAEKITDLVNQSEQIKSILEIIKEIADQTNLLALNAAIEAARAGEHGRGFAVVADEVRKLAERTQKSLGEIESVSTLIVQGIENIQIEIQNNAKFALNNSEKTQELAQKTNIVMDNLSKSVQKAEMATKETKNIQTSVDELAEASKELTKQAKISEEIGKKLARISLTLKRVMNNIQTIANKFKT, encoded by the coding sequence ATGAATGATTTTTTTAAATCCAGAATGTTTATTGAAAACATACTTATACCTTTTTTATTAATGAGCGTATTAATAGGAGCTTTTTTTTATGTTAGTAAATTATTTGCAACTAAATATGAAAAAGAAAAACTCAATCAGTACGTCTATGAAATTATGAAAACTTATAAAACTTTTTCAAAAAGCTCCCTTGAAAAAGGACAAAGAGAACCGTTTATAGAAGTGATCAGAGGAATAAAAGACATTGCGGGTGTTAAAAATGTTTACGCATATAATAATAACGGTTTGATGTTATATAAAAATACGGAAAAAACCGTCGGTTTGCCGTTTGTTAAAAAAGACGGACAGTTTTATAATCCAAATATTCCGTATTATGACAAATCTAACGGCTTATGGTTAAGGGATGACTGGTTTTATACCGATCTGAAAAATTCCAAAATAACTAAAGAATGTATGAAAAAACATAATATAAACAATAAAAACTGTGCAAAATGCCACTACTCCTTGCCTAATAATCTTCATTTTAAAAACAATTACGCTGTTGTAGATAAAAAAAACCTCATTTCATCGTTTTATAAAATACCTGTACAAAACAGCTGTATCAAATGCCATACACACTGGCATAAAGGTGACACGGCCGGATATTTAAGAGTGGATATAGACCCGACCGGTAAGATAAAAGAAATAAATTCACTGCTTACAAAAGTAAATATAGGAATAATTATAATAATCGCATTGGTTTATTTAATTAACATCGCGAATATTTTGCGACTAAGACAAAAACTTGTTTTATTTAAAACTATTTCCCAGCATTTATCGGAAGGTGAAGGAGATTTAACAAAAAGAGTAGAAATCGATACTAAAGACGAAACACTTCAAAGCGTTGCAAAATATTTGAACCTTTTTATTGAAAAAACCCATGATATTGTAAGCAATATCAAATCATCCATTGAAATTTCTCTTTCAACTGCAAATGAAGTGGAAAAAGCAAGCGAAACAATTAAAAAAGTAATAGACGACCAGGTGAAATTAATAGAAAAAAACAAAAAAATCGGTGAAAAAATCAATGAAGACGTATTAATAACCAATAATGCTATTACAGAAGCGACAGATGAAATAAAAAAATCTTACGAGTTATTAAACAATACATTTGAAGAACTGAATAAAATGGTGGAAGATATTCAAAACGAGTCTAACAACGAATTAACCCTCGCAGAAAAAATCACCGATCTTGTAAATCAAAGCGAACAAATCAAATCCATACTGGAAATAATTAAAGAAATTGCCGACCAGACAAACCTATTAGCTTTAAATGCCGCTATTGAAGCCGCAAGAGCCGGCGAACACGGAAGAGGATTTGCAGTTGTCGCCGATGAGGTAAGAAAATTAGCTGAAAGAACACAAAAAAGTTTAGGAGAAATTGAATCCGTCAGTACATTAATCGTACAAGGAATTGAAAACATACAAATCGAAATACAAAACAATGCAAAATTTGCGCTTAATAATTCAGAAAAAACACAAGAATTGGCACAAAAAACCAACATCGTTATGGATAACCTTTCAAAAAGTGTGCAAAAAGCCGAAATGGCTACAAAAGAAACAAAAAATATTCAAACCAGTGTAGATGAGCTTGCCGAAGCTTCAAAAGAACTTACAAAACAAGCTAAAATCAGTGAAGAAATAGGTAAAAAACTTGCCAGAATTTCTCTTACATTAAAAAGAGTGATGAATAATATTCAAACTATTGCAAATAAATTTAAAACATAA
- the ppa gene encoding inorganic diphosphatase produces MDITKIKPGNPEEYVNAVIEIPQGSNIKYELDKDSGAIFLDRILYGSQFYPANYGFVPNTLADDGDPIDILVLSSESVVPGTVIKSRVIGVLIMEDESGKDEKIVAVPTIKLDPKMAKINDLSDLPEIELNQIKHFFETYKDLEPGKWVKVTGYEGREKAIELIQKAIDNYK; encoded by the coding sequence ATGGATATCACTAAAATTAAACCGGGAAATCCTGAAGAATATGTTAATGCTGTAATCGAAATACCTCAAGGTAGCAATATTAAATATGAACTTGACAAAGACAGCGGTGCAATTTTTCTTGACAGAATACTATACGGCAGCCAATTCTACCCTGCAAATTACGGATTTGTACCAAATACGTTAGCGGATGACGGAGATCCGATTGATATATTAGTGCTTTCAAGCGAAAGTGTTGTACCGGGAACAGTAATTAAAAGTAGAGTTATAGGTGTATTAATTATGGAAGACGAAAGCGGAAAAGATGAAAAAATAGTTGCTGTTCCGACTATTAAACTTGATCCGAAAATGGCAAAAATTAACGATTTAAGCGATTTACCTGAAATAGAACTAAATCAAATCAAACACTTCTTCGAAACATATAAAGACCTTGAGCCTGGCAAATGGGTAAAAGTTACAGGATATGAAGGAAGAGAAAAAGCAATCGAACTTATCCAAAAAGCAATCGACAACTACAAATAA
- the acs gene encoding acetate--CoA ligase has protein sequence MLQEVYYPKKEMFKDPAFKNMCEYHELVEEFEKDYEGTWAKFAREKITWFEDFKQTLDTSNAPFYKWFVGGKLNVAYQCIDRHLENRKNKAAIIWEGDNGEKRIITYLELYREVNRFANLLKSLGVKKGDRVVIYMPMIPEAAFAMLACARIGAIHSVVFGGFSAEALKDRILDAEAKVVITADGAFRKGSPYMLKPTVDIALEGVDIVEKVIVVERNNEDIEWVSGRDISYNDLIVNQSDECPAEIMDSEDPLFLLYTSGSTGKPKGVQHAQAGYILWAQLTMEWVFDIKDNDTYWCTADIGWITGHTYIVYGPLAAGATTLMFEGVLTYPDSGRAWKMVEEYKVNQFYTAPTAIRLLNKMGPDEPKKYDLSSLRILGTVGEPIDPPAWKWYYEVVGGGRCSIVDTWWQTETGGHMITPLPAATPVKPASATFPLPGIFAEIIDETGERMPAHEKGLLCITKPWPSMIRTIWGDPERFVKSYFSTAKKMGEPVYFSGDGAMYDEDGYIWITGRVDDVINVSGHRLGTAEIEAAIKKHPLIAEVAVVGRPDEIKGESVFAYVVLKGEDTVAEEMEIIKEINEIVKEEIGAIAKVDTVAFVPGLPKTRSGKIMRRILRAIAKGEAITQDTSTLEDPKVVEAIIEVVNSCILK, from the coding sequence ATGTTACAAGAAGTATATTATCCTAAAAAAGAAATGTTTAAAGACCCTGCATTTAAAAATATGTGTGAATATCATGAATTAGTGGAAGAGTTTGAAAAAGACTATGAAGGAACATGGGCGAAATTTGCAAGAGAAAAAATCACTTGGTTTGAAGATTTCAAACAAACTCTTGATACTTCAAACGCGCCTTTTTATAAATGGTTTGTAGGCGGAAAATTAAATGTTGCATATCAGTGTATCGACAGACATTTAGAAAACAGAAAAAACAAAGCTGCAATAATATGGGAAGGTGACAACGGAGAAAAAAGAATAATCACTTATCTTGAACTTTACAGGGAAGTCAACAGATTTGCAAACCTTCTTAAAAGTTTGGGAGTTAAAAAAGGAGACAGGGTTGTAATTTATATGCCGATGATTCCTGAAGCGGCTTTTGCAATGCTTGCATGTGCAAGAATCGGTGCGATTCATAGTGTCGTATTCGGAGGATTTAGTGCAGAAGCACTTAAAGACAGAATTCTTGACGCAGAAGCAAAAGTAGTGATAACTGCTGACGGTGCGTTTAGAAAAGGCAGCCCTTATATGTTAAAACCTACAGTAGATATAGCGCTTGAAGGCGTTGATATCGTAGAAAAAGTAATAGTTGTTGAAAGAAACAATGAAGATATTGAGTGGGTAAGCGGAAGAGATATAAGCTATAACGATTTAATAGTAAATCAAAGCGATGAATGTCCTGCTGAAATTATGGACAGTGAAGATCCGCTATTCTTGTTATATACATCTGGTAGTACCGGAAAACCAAAAGGTGTGCAACACGCACAAGCCGGATATATTCTTTGGGCACAGCTTACAATGGAATGGGTATTTGATATAAAAGACAACGACACATACTGGTGTACGGCCGACATCGGCTGGATTACCGGACATACATATATCGTATACGGACCTCTTGCAGCCGGTGCGACGACTCTTATGTTTGAAGGTGTGCTAACATATCCTGACAGCGGAAGAGCATGGAAAATGGTTGAAGAATATAAAGTTAACCAATTCTATACAGCACCTACGGCAATCAGACTTCTTAATAAAATGGGACCTGATGAGCCTAAAAAATACGATTTAAGCTCATTAAGAATTTTAGGAACAGTTGGTGAGCCTATCGATCCTCCTGCATGGAAATGGTATTACGAAGTTGTAGGTGGTGGTAGATGTTCAATCGTTGATACATGGTGGCAGACTGAAACCGGAGGACATATGATAACACCTCTTCCGGCAGCGACACCTGTAAAACCTGCAAGTGCAACATTCCCTCTTCCGGGAATATTTGCGGAAATTATCGATGAAACAGGTGAAAGAATGCCAGCACACGAAAAAGGTCTTTTATGTATTACAAAACCGTGGCCGAGTATGATTAGAACTATCTGGGGAGATCCTGAAAGATTTGTAAAAAGTTATTTCTCAACTGCCAAAAAAATGGGAGAACCGGTATACTTCTCAGGTGACGGTGCTATGTATGACGAAGACGGATATATCTGGATTACAGGTAGGGTTGATGATGTTATAAACGTTTCAGGGCACAGACTCGGAACTGCAGAAATCGAAGCTGCAATTAAAAAACATCCGTTAATTGCCGAAGTTGCTGTTGTCGGAAGACCTGATGAAATTAAAGGTGAAAGCGTATTTGCTTATGTTGTTTTAAAAGGTGAAGACACAGTAGCTGAAGAAATGGAAATTATTAAAGAAATCAACGAAATAGTAAAAGAGGAAATCGGTGCGATTGCAAAAGTTGACACAGTGGCGTTTGTTCCGGGACTTCCTAAAACAAGAAGCGGTAAAATTATGAGAAGAATCCTTAGAGCGATAGCAAAAGGTGAAGCAATTACACAAGATACTTCAACACTTGAAGATCCTAAAGTTGTTGAAGCAATCATTGAAGTAGTAAACAGCTGTATTTTAAAATAA
- a CDS encoding sensor histidine kinase: MKTLSLNKIYLGGVSLLFILSVIFTSLAIFEEYRDFERETVKIKQEFIQKTNQKLQLTAHKIDQILKISPNNYIQILNIILDKSIYVEIKKNNKTIFIHSNPPKKPISYTLNDNNFIITLQDSFSKIEKLIKEKKKALIHKLTKTMLNFLTLAFIIYMSALGGFYLLNEFLKEEINIFVKFFQKAYQEHIYIKFSDIKIKEFLNIAVYVNKMLKEINSQNKKLERLNLTLEEKVRQKTRKLQNLINEQENFIKTAIHEINTPLAIILTSLNFLDKNDKNVQRIESAVLMINNIYADLSFVLKYKHKDYPLQIINIKDVLTERIQFFETIANAKKLKFEYEINDFNVCINKEELIRIIDNNLSNAIKYSIPNSTVKIKTGNNTLIFENKTNEINNIDKFFEPFYKEHENTSGFGLGLYLVNEICKKYNIKVTISHKDNIIMFEYQFKECNENSLG, from the coding sequence GTGAAAACCTTATCATTAAATAAAATATATCTCGGAGGGGTTTCCCTTCTATTTATTTTATCGGTTATTTTTACATCATTAGCTATCTTCGAAGAATACAGGGACTTTGAAAGAGAAACTGTAAAAATTAAACAGGAATTTATTCAAAAAACAAATCAAAAACTGCAACTGACCGCACATAAAATTGATCAAATATTAAAAATATCTCCTAATAATTACATACAAATTTTAAACATTATTTTGGATAAATCGATATATGTTGAAATTAAAAAAAATAACAAAACTATTTTCATACACTCAAACCCTCCTAAAAAACCGATTTCATATACACTTAATGACAATAACTTCATTATAACCCTTCAAGATTCTTTTTCTAAAATAGAAAAACTGATTAAAGAAAAGAAAAAAGCTCTCATACACAAACTGACTAAAACAATGCTAAACTTTTTAACTTTAGCATTCATAATATACATGTCGGCACTTGGAGGATTTTATCTTCTGAACGAATTTTTAAAAGAAGAAATAAATATATTCGTAAAATTTTTCCAAAAAGCTTACCAGGAACATATATACATTAAATTCAGTGATATTAAAATAAAAGAATTTTTAAATATTGCCGTATATGTAAATAAAATGCTAAAAGAAATCAACTCTCAAAACAAAAAATTAGAAAGATTAAATTTAACACTTGAAGAAAAAGTACGTCAAAAAACAAGAAAACTTCAAAACCTAATAAATGAACAGGAAAATTTCATCAAAACAGCTATACATGAAATAAATACACCGCTTGCTATAATCCTGACATCTCTTAATTTTCTTGATAAAAACGACAAAAATGTTCAAAGAATAGAATCCGCAGTGCTTATGATAAACAATATTTATGCTGATTTAAGTTTTGTTTTAAAATATAAACACAAAGACTACCCTTTACAGATCATAAATATAAAAGATGTATTAACCGAAAGAATACAATTCTTCGAAACAATAGCAAACGCAAAGAAATTAAAATTCGAATATGAAATTAATGATTTTAACGTATGTATCAATAAAGAAGAATTAATCAGAATAATAGACAACAACCTTTCAAACGCTATTAAATATTCAATTCCGAACTCTACAGTAAAAATTAAAACCGGCAACAATACTTTAATTTTTGAAAACAAAACAAATGAAATAAACAATATAGATAAATTTTTCGAACCTTTTTATAAGGAACACGAAAATACTTCAGGTTTTGGACTTGGACTTTATTTAGTCAATGAAATATGTAAAAAATACAATATTAAAGTCACAATATCACATAAAGATAATATAATAATGTTTGAATATCAATTTAAGGAATGTAATGAAAATAGTCTTGGTTGA
- a CDS encoding response regulator transcription factor — protein MKIVLVEDEYSLNEIITEYLEKEGYFVKSFIDGKDAYEYLKKENFDILILDIHLPNIDGFSILEALQKEKLSPPTIFISAMNSIEHITKAYDLGCFDYFKKPFYLQELHIKIERLGSQLNPNEKNFIKLSKRYKFDVQNNELLFDNSQEILSNIHRNIIKLLALNKGKSVTFEMLRDDIWEGEVDNATIRAEISRLKKSLKEDFIQNIRGVGYIIK, from the coding sequence ATGAAAATAGTCTTGGTTGAGGATGAATACTCTCTAAACGAAATAATCACCGAATATCTTGAAAAAGAAGGATATTTTGTAAAGTCGTTTATTGACGGTAAAGACGCCTATGAATATTTGAAAAAGGAGAATTTCGATATTCTTATATTAGATATTCACCTTCCGAATATTGACGGATTTTCCATCTTAGAAGCACTGCAAAAAGAAAAACTCTCACCACCAACAATATTCATCAGTGCCATGAACAGTATTGAACATATTACGAAAGCTTATGATTTAGGATGTTTCGATTATTTTAAAAAACCTTTTTATCTTCAAGAATTACATATTAAAATAGAAAGATTGGGAAGCCAGCTAAATCCAAACGAAAAAAATTTCATCAAACTGTCTAAAAGATATAAATTCGATGTACAAAACAACGAATTATTATTTGATAATTCTCAGGAAATATTAAGCAACATACATAGAAATATAATAAAACTACTTGCTCTGAATAAAGGCAAAAGTGTAACTTTTGAGATGTTAAGAGACGACATATGGGAAGGGGAAGTAGACAATGCCACTATAAGAGCGGAAATCAGCCGTCTTAAAAAATCTCTTAAAGAAGACTTCATTCAGAATATAAGAGGAGTCGGATACATTATCAAATAG
- a CDS encoding DUF485 domain-containing protein, whose product MTKEAIELIKSNPDYQRLVKTRSKFAWTLTFVLLAIYYSFILTIAFDPQILGTPISQGSVITIGIPIGLLIIVAAFILTGIYVNKANKEFDDLTKKVKIELEKELEKGAQ is encoded by the coding sequence ATGACTAAAGAAGCGATTGAGCTTATCAAAAGCAATCCGGATTATCAGCGCTTAGTTAAAACGAGAAGTAAATTTGCATGGACACTTACGTTTGTATTGCTTGCAATTTACTATTCGTTTATTTTAACTATCGCTTTTGATCCGCAAATTCTCGGAACTCCTATTTCACAAGGTTCTGTGATTACTATCGGTATTCCTATCGGTTTACTTATTATTGTTGCGGCATTTATACTTACAGGTATTTATGTAAACAAAGCAAACAAAGAGTTCGATGACTTAACAAAAAAAGTAAAAATCGAACTTGAAAAAGAACTTGAAAAAGGAGCACAATGA